Proteins encoded in a region of the Drosophila busckii strain San Diego stock center, stock number 13000-0081.31 chromosome 2L, ASM1175060v1, whole genome shotgun sequence genome:
- the LOC108607849 gene encoding uncharacterized protein LOC108607849: MNRCKQAAEPKKRGRPRKNPLSESSSTRQTDNVNINEFISKHLDRVAKNGLPLATANNGFERGLKPDSVLAAFDDEGQRYFAVKFKNRKSLEIIENAEMKRHARALLIEYYFSNVKVENDTTFFDLYF, encoded by the exons atgaacAGATGTAAGCAAGCAGCTGAACCCAAAAAACGT GGACGACCTCGCAAAAATCCTTTGAGTGAGAGTTCGTCGACTCGCCAAACTGACAACGTGaacataaatgaatttataagcaaacacTTGGATCGAGTTGCAAAGAATGGTTTACCTTTGGCTACTGCCAACAATGGTTTTGAACGTGGCCTGAAGCCGGATTCGGTGCTTGCAGCTTTCGACGATGAGGGCCAACGCTATTTTGCGGTGAAATTTAAAAACCGCAAAAGTCTTGAAATTATTGAGAATGCTGAGATGAAGCGACACGCCCGAGCTCTATTaatagaatattatttttcaaatgttaAAGTCGAAAACGATACAACTTTCTTTGACTTGTATTTTTAG